The following are from one region of the Prunus dulcis unplaced genomic scaffold, ALMONDv2, whole genome shotgun sequence genome:
- the LOC117612501 gene encoding uncharacterized protein LOC117612501 translates to MGPKRGGVCRGTRQSSRHKGQDPQLGQEEVPVPAPVPELVEQSVVGGPSGAVPAVPTMQGDPNFQQTLELLTQALARTGQPRDPSLGYADQAKRIGATDFDGDGNPAVAEEWIERMERIMEVMVVPQNCRVTLATFFWIRNTRHWWDSVKMRYRDPLAITWQVFRAAFDSQYYLQAYQNVKMQEFLQLEQGIMIVLEYEQRFNDLSKYCLPLVEDEIKKCQLFTMGLKASIRDIVISQRLTNFGDVAVLVRDHPREAVTVLDHLVATATEDTDLALVPVEVPTRMAVLETAPGEVQLEVLGDSCCQHLAGGVAANVPSVNRETTAASTLGTGMQGRSEEIPQFVEASSSGGAQTSVASRGSSQQRGRGGRSRATGRVYNMSQQEAHASPDEITGYIAHVIDTRDNGLRLEDIPVVQEFPDVFPEDLPGLPPHREIEFIMELAPGMNPISQAPYRMAPAELRELKTQLQELVDKGFIRPSFSHWGAPVLFVKKKDDTMRLCIDYKQLNKITLWVREEDVPKTAFRMRYGHYKFLVMPFGLTNAPAAFMDLMNRVFRRYLDRFVIVFIDDILVYSKSQTAHMKHLNIVLRTLRRRQLYAKFSKCQFWLDRVSFLGHVISAEDNYVDPQKIEAVVNWLRPTSVTEIRSFLGLARYYRRFVDGFSTIAAPLTYLTRKRVRFAWSDKCEESFNKLKIRLTTASVLALPDDSGNFVIYSDASQQGLGCVLMQHGRMIAYASRQLKKHELNYPVYDLELAAVVFALKIWWHYLYGETCQIFTDYKSLKYLFI, encoded by the exons ATGGGCCCTAAGCGTGGTGGTGTCTGTAGAGGGACTAGGCAATCGTCCCGACATAAGGGACAGGATCCCCAGCTCGGGCAGGAGGAAGTTCCTGTTCCTGCACCGGTACCTGAACTGGTAGAGCAGTCTGTTGTTGGAGGCCCGTCAGGAGCCGTACCTGCTGTGCCTACTATGCAGGGAGATCCCAACTTCCAGCAGACTTTGGAGTTGCTGACTCAGGCTTTAGCTAGGACTGGGCAGCCCAGAGATCCCTCATTGGGATATGCTGATCAAGCTAAGAGGATTGGGGCCACTGATTTTGATGGTGATGGTAACCCAGCAGTTGCTGAGGAATGGATAGAAAGGATGGAGCGGATCATGGAGGTCATGGTTGTTCCACAGAACTGCAGGGTTACTCTGGCTACCTTCTTCTGGATCAGAAATACCAGACATTGGTGGGATTCGGTTAAGATGAGATATCGGGATCCTTTAGCCATTACGTGGCAAGTATTCAGAGCCGCATTTGACAGTCAATACTATCTACAAGCCTACCAGAATGTGAAGATGCAAGAGTTTTTACAGCTGGAGCAGGGGATAATGATAGTATTAGAGTATGAGCAAAGGTTTAATGATCTGTCTAAGTATTGTCTTCCACTGGTGGAGGATGAAATCAAGAAGTGTCAACTTTTCACTATGGGGTTAAAGGCTTCCATTCGAGATATCGTGATCAGTCAGCGGTTGACTAACTTTGGTGATGTG GCGGTCCTAGTCAGGGATCATCCAAGAGAGGCAGTTACAGTTCTGGATCATCTAGTGGCCACAGCTACGGAGGATACTGACCTGGCTTTAGTTCCAGTAGAGGTTCCAACCAGAATGGCAGTTCTGGAAACCGCTCCGGGGGAAGTACAGCTAGAGGTACTGGGAGACAGTTGCTGTCAGCATCTGGCAGGAGGAGTCGCCGCCAATGTGCCAAGTGTG AATAGAGAGACCACAGCTGCATCGACTCTGGGGACAGGTATGCAGGGTAGATCAGAGGAGATACCACAGTTTGTGGAGGCTTCGTCCAGTGGTGGAGCCCAGACCAGTGTAGCTAGCCGAGGTAGCAGTCAGCAAAGGGGACGTGGTGGACGTTCCAGGGCCACAGGCAGAGTGTATAACATGTCCCAGCAGGAAGCACATGCATCACCTGATGAAATTACAG GATATATAGCGCATGTAATTGATACCAGAGATAATGGGCTAAGATTGGAAGATATTCCAGTCGTACAGGAATTTCCAGATGTATTCCCCGAGGATCTTCCTGGATTACCTCCTCATCGGGAGATCGAGTTTATTATGGAGCTTGCTCCAGGAATGAACCCTATTTCTCAGGCACCGTACAGAATGGCGCCAGCAGAGTTGAGGGAGTTAAAGACTCAGTTGCAGGAGCTGGTAGATAAGGGTTTCATCCGACCTAGCTTTTCTCATTGGGGCGCTCCAGTGTTATTTGTTAAGAAGAAGGATGACACCATGAGGTTATGCATTGACTACAAGCAGTTGAACAAGATCACA TTATGGGTTAGAGAAGAGGATGTGCCTAAAACAGCATTTCGAATGAGGTATGGGCACTATAAGTTCCTGGTGATGCCATTTGGATTAACTAATGCGCCAGCTGCATTTATGGACCTCATGAACAGAGTGTTTCGACGTTATTTAGATCGCTTTGTGATTGTGTTCATAGATGACATTCTGGTGTATTCGAAGAGTCAGACGGCACATATGAAGCACTTAAACATTGTGTTGAGGACTCTGAGAAGGAGGCAACTTTATGCCAAATTCAGCAAGTGTCAGTTTTGGTTAGACAGAGTTAGTTTCTTGGGGCATGTGATCTCTGCAGAGGACAATTATGTTGATCCCCAAAAGATTGAAGCAGTAGTGAATTGGCTACGACCAACCAGTGTTACTGAGATACGGAGTTTTCTGGGGTTAGCCAGGTATTACCGTCGCTTCGTGGATGGGTTCTCCACCATAGCGGCACCTCTCACCTATTTGACAAGGAAAAGAGTTAGGTTTGCGTGGTCAGATAAGTGTGAGGAGAGTTTCAACAAACTCAAGATCAGGCTGACCACTGCTTCGGTTTTAGCACTTCCGGATGATAGTGGGAACTTCGTTATCTACAGTGATGCATCTCAACAAGGACTTGGGTGTGTGCTGATGCAGCATGGTAGGATGATCGCTTATGCTTCTAGACAACTTAAGAAGCATGAGTTGAATTATCCTGTTTATGATTTGGAACTTGCTGCAGTAGTTTTTGCCTTAAAGATTTGGTGGCATTATCTTTACGGGGAAACATGCCAGATCTTTACAGATTACAAAAGTTTAAAGTATTTATTCATCTAG